The following are encoded together in the Candidatus Brocadia sp. genome:
- a CDS encoding RNA ligase partner protein: MEKDIKRERVIIDTSIFTNPEVYQSFGASPTEALRTFLEIIGNLDGPAFYMPPTIYQELLNFVDIKDIPPDLQIRIIQKPPKRYELSVPAFLLYELIEDVRHRIDKGLRVAEEAIRKRINKGLKAAEEIERKRKASLEKSVFLFPDVRMTEEIPHRTESEALEAIAIADLRKKYRAALREGIIDSKEDVDLILLAKELDGILVTADTGIVKWADKLGIRYIDPRTLRGILDKLM; the protein is encoded by the coding sequence ATGGAAAAGGACATTAAACGCGAACGGGTTATTATTGATACGAGTATTTTTACCAATCCGGAGGTTTACCAATCGTTTGGCGCAAGCCCAACAGAGGCATTACGCACGTTTCTGGAGATTATTGGCAATTTGGATGGGCCGGCTTTTTATATGCCGCCAACGATCTATCAGGAATTGCTCAATTTTGTTGACATAAAAGATATCCCGCCCGATCTTCAAATTCGTATAATCCAAAAACCACCAAAGCGATATGAACTGTCGGTTCCGGCATTTTTGCTGTATGAACTCATCGAGGATGTGCGTCACAGGATAGACAAGGGATTGCGGGTAGCAGAAGAAGCCATACGGAAAAGGATTAATAAGGGATTGAAGGCGGCCGAGGAGATTGAACGGAAGCGGAAGGCCTCGCTCGAGAAGTCGGTCTTTCTTTTCCCGGATGTGCGTATGACTGAAGAGATTCCACACAGAACCGAGTCGGAAGCTTTAGAGGCTATTGCTATTGCTGATCTGAGGAAAAAATATCGCGCTGCCCTCAGAGAAGGGATTATTGATAGCAAGGAGGACGTAGACCTTATTCTCCTGGCCAAGGAACTTGACGGCATACTGGTGACGGCTGATACGGGTATTGTAAAATGGGCGGATAAGCTTGGTATCCGTTACATCGACCCCCGAACATTGCGGGGTATACTCGACAAACTGATGTAG
- a CDS encoding RNA ligase: protein MHDIVKQVGISESMWQESIAKHDAIHDEFDGIDYYRVTKKIDTLRRGSIVTQEGIIFDFPSIARILHLENGIRNAYTQPFYIEEKVDGYNVRIARIQGRIIVFSRGAYICPFSTDRIVDFLDAKKIFDENPGLVICGEFAGPDNPYNIEHPPYVKEDIRFFAFDLMLMNKPHKIPVDKRYEIFDTYHIPTVKRFGRFSASDIPALKKVIKELDETGCEGIVMKPTHPAEKILKYVTLSSCLRDIRVTAPLMAEMASEFFTHRIIRAAIFIHEHAHSLKPEIFTQLGEVLLKPVYENVSKAARSEIIDEKFVLRFREEKNIQKMINHLYKCKVKFDVLSKNKEGDYWHVKFARKCYASYDILQKHLEGSAHVD, encoded by the coding sequence ATGCATGATATCGTTAAACAGGTCGGTATTTCAGAGTCCATGTGGCAGGAATCAATTGCAAAGCACGATGCTATCCACGATGAATTCGATGGTATTGACTATTATCGGGTAACGAAAAAAATTGACACACTGAGAAGGGGATCGATCGTTACTCAGGAAGGTATCATTTTTGATTTCCCAAGTATTGCTCGAATATTGCATCTGGAAAACGGTATCCGCAATGCCTATACTCAACCCTTTTATATCGAAGAAAAAGTCGATGGTTATAACGTCAGGATTGCACGTATTCAGGGCCGTATCATAGTCTTTTCACGTGGCGCATATATCTGCCCGTTTTCGACGGATCGGATTGTGGATTTTTTAGATGCAAAAAAGATATTCGATGAAAATCCGGGACTGGTCATTTGCGGCGAATTCGCCGGACCCGATAATCCTTATAACATCGAACATCCCCCTTATGTAAAGGAAGACATCCGATTTTTTGCTTTTGATTTAATGCTAATGAACAAGCCTCATAAAATCCCCGTTGATAAGCGATACGAAATTTTTGATACTTATCATATACCCACCGTGAAGAGGTTTGGAAGGTTTTCAGCATCGGACATTCCCGCATTGAAAAAGGTTATTAAAGAGTTGGACGAGACGGGATGTGAAGGAATCGTAATGAAACCAACTCATCCCGCTGAAAAGATTCTCAAGTACGTGACCTTAAGCTCTTGTCTGCGTGATATTCGTGTCACTGCCCCGTTGATGGCGGAGATGGCATCAGAATTTTTTACCCATCGGATTATTCGCGCGGCCATATTCATCCACGAGCATGCGCATTCATTAAAACCGGAAATTTTCACTCAGTTGGGTGAGGTATTATTAAAACCTGTCTATGAAAATGTTAGCAAGGCGGCACGAAGCGAAATCATTGACGAAAAATTTGTACTCCGTTTCCGGGAAGAAAAAAACATACAAAAAATGATTAATCATCTCTATAAATGCAAAGTAAAGTTCGATGTATTATCGAAAAACAAGGAAGGTGATTACTGGCATGTGAAGTTCGCAAGAAAGTGTTATGCCTCGTATGATATCCTCCAAAAACACCTGGAAGGTTCAGCCCACGTGGACTAA
- a CDS encoding potassium transporter TrkA, with protein sequence MYIIFGCDDVGGALARNLSKSGEEILLIDNDETTLAGLKAPNLRTVLADVHTLDFDLLSAKDAIAFILLQKKFEDNLALAKRIKKLFPDKFILSRATDEKEDSELLGNGVDQTIQTVRIITNAILCELETAKLKRSVFHLVSIIKEATGKGLAIFLQDNPDPDAIASGFALKRIAEKYDIKSNIYYGGNIGHQQNKTLVNLLETDLVRLKNPDEALRIINAVDKVALIEASISSKNNILPTDIVPNIVIDHHQTDFNLVKGEFVEILPNIGATSTIMTRYLRHLDIIPDPPLATALRYGIRVDTCGFTRNTTTEDLEAAAYLSPLLDVGLLNQIENPPMSAETIDIIGRTIRNREVRGSYLISFVEFITDRDALPQAAELMLQMEGVSTVLVFGIDKDKVQLSARSVDTRINLAFLLQKAFGFMNAGGHATMAAGSIDLGIFGDVTDKKSLLRITFDAVRKKFFSAVGIDIEKREIPDELELMVSNSTKN encoded by the coding sequence ATGTATATAATTTTTGGTTGTGATGATGTCGGCGGTGCGCTGGCCAGAAATTTAAGTAAATCCGGCGAGGAGATACTTTTAATAGATAATGACGAAACCACTTTAGCAGGGCTGAAAGCCCCCAACCTTCGTACTGTCCTGGCGGATGTTCATACATTGGACTTTGACTTGTTATCAGCAAAAGATGCTATCGCCTTCATCCTCCTGCAAAAAAAATTTGAAGATAACCTGGCCCTGGCAAAGCGCATCAAGAAGTTATTTCCGGACAAATTTATCTTATCAAGGGCAACCGATGAGAAAGAAGACTCTGAATTATTAGGTAATGGCGTAGACCAAACTATTCAAACAGTTAGAATCATTACGAACGCAATCTTGTGTGAGCTGGAAACAGCAAAATTAAAAAGGTCGGTTTTTCATTTGGTTAGTATTATCAAGGAAGCGACAGGTAAAGGGTTAGCGATTTTTCTACAGGATAATCCCGACCCGGATGCAATTGCCTCAGGATTTGCGCTAAAGCGCATTGCTGAAAAATATGATATCAAATCCAATATTTATTATGGAGGAAATATTGGACATCAGCAAAATAAGACGTTGGTCAATTTATTAGAAACCGATCTTGTTCGATTAAAAAATCCGGACGAGGCGCTGAGAATAATTAATGCTGTTGATAAAGTGGCATTGATAGAGGCTTCTATTTCTTCAAAAAACAATATATTACCAACAGATATAGTTCCTAATATTGTTATTGATCATCATCAAACAGATTTTAACCTTGTAAAAGGGGAGTTTGTTGAAATATTACCAAATATTGGTGCCACCTCTACCATCATGACAAGATATCTGCGACATCTGGATATTATCCCCGATCCACCTCTTGCTACGGCGCTTCGTTATGGAATCAGGGTGGATACGTGTGGATTTACCAGAAATACGACCACCGAGGACCTTGAAGCGGCGGCTTACCTCTCGCCATTGCTGGATGTTGGTCTGTTGAACCAAATTGAAAATCCTCCCATGAGTGCGGAAACTATCGACATTATTGGAAGGACCATACGAAACCGTGAGGTCAGAGGTTCTTATCTGATATCCTTTGTGGAATTTATAACCGATCGGGATGCACTACCACAGGCAGCCGAATTAATGTTGCAGATGGAAGGTGTTTCTACCGTTCTTGTTTTTGGGATTGACAAAGACAAGGTTCAGTTATCGGCCAGAAGCGTGGATACAAGAATTAATCTTGCTTTCTTATTGCAAAAAGCATTTGGGTTTATGAATGCCGGTGGACATGCTACTATGGCTGCGGGAAGCATTGACCTTGGCATTTTTGGGGATGTAACCGATAAAAAATCGCTTTTGAGAATTACCTTTGATGCCGTTAGAAAAAAGTTTTTCTCTGCAGTAGGGATAGATATAGAAAAGCGGGAAATACCGGATGAGTTAGAATTAATGGTTAGCAACAGTACAAAGAATTAG
- a CDS encoding GNAT family N-acetyltransferase codes for MADTNIKARPYREGDEKSIIDLFNRVFDSSMTPEEWEWKYKKNPAITAPADWITVLEKDGRIVGHFASMPFEVKYKNKTVKSGQAIDTMLDPTEKMGIKFLYELYKYHLATNIKPLFGFGFPNERAYLIGKKFLGYQNLGEFVQLFKRLSLRSAMKRRFPNIPSFMLNIIHRLSQMFFSLLIQEDNRYQTEEIYDFDDRANALWDRIKERFGITIIRNKDYLNWRYKDKGFKIFLAKQGTEIYGYIVLRVEVRNDATVGSIIDIFSREEATNALLARALKIFIAYDVDFSLCGLVKGDVMEKDLLVAGFRRHKDIKPLQIACVLINDEIDRNYIMEASNWHLSYGEVDGIR; via the coding sequence TTGGCAGACACAAATATTAAAGCCAGACCTTATAGAGAAGGAGACGAAAAGTCTATAATCGATCTCTTTAACAGGGTTTTTGATAGTTCGATGACCCCTGAAGAATGGGAATGGAAGTACAAGAAAAACCCTGCTATAACAGCGCCTGCTGACTGGATTACGGTTTTAGAGAAGGACGGCAGAATTGTCGGTCACTTCGCAAGCATGCCTTTTGAAGTAAAATATAAAAACAAAACCGTAAAAAGCGGCCAGGCAATTGACACGATGCTTGACCCGACTGAAAAGATGGGGATAAAGTTTCTTTATGAACTCTATAAATACCACCTTGCAACTAATATCAAGCCCTTATTCGGTTTTGGATTCCCTAATGAAAGGGCATACCTGATCGGGAAGAAATTTCTTGGATATCAAAATCTTGGAGAATTTGTTCAGCTTTTTAAAAGATTGAGTTTGAGAAGTGCAATGAAACGGAGGTTCCCCAATATCCCTTCCTTCATGCTCAATATTATCCACAGGCTAAGCCAGATGTTTTTCTCTCTTTTGATACAAGAAGACAATAGATACCAAACAGAAGAAATCTACGACTTCGACGACAGGGCAAACGCACTCTGGGATAGGATCAAAGAACGTTTCGGCATTACCATTATAAGGAACAAAGACTACCTGAACTGGAGGTATAAGGACAAGGGATTTAAAATCTTTTTAGCTAAACAAGGGACAGAAATTTACGGATATATTGTGTTGCGGGTAGAAGTCCGGAATGATGCAACTGTGGGCTCTATAATAGACATCTTTTCAAGGGAAGAAGCAACAAACGCTCTTTTGGCAAGAGCCTTAAAGATCTTTATTGCATATGACGTTGATTTCTCACTTTGTGGTCTTGTAAAAGGTGACGTCATGGAAAAAGACTTGCTGGTGGCCGGGTTTAGAAGGCATAAAGACATTAAACCTTTGCAAATAGCCTGCGTGCTTATAAATGATGAGATAGACCGCAATTATATTATGGAAGCATCAAACTGGCACCTCTCCTACGGAGAAGTTGATGGAATTCGATAG
- the fabF gene encoding beta-ketoacyl-[acyl-carrier-protein] synthase II: MKKRVVITGMGAITPLGTCIKDFWSAIAEGKSGIKNITRFHRENFPVKIAGEVADFTPDNFFTDDKMDRMDRFSQFALAAAYQAVSKSNLEIKKGMGDDIGVILGTSIGGLSSQEKAAEDLFTRGYKFVDPMSIVKVISNAGACHIARHFGLMGPNYTISTACASGANAVGEAYRIIRDGYARAMVAGGVDAPLTPVFFAAWHKMRILSRQNDCPQRACKPFSKNRDGIVIGEGAGIMVLEELGSARERSAPIYGEILGYGSTNDAYHLTFPHIDGEVKAIERALKDAQISSGDVNYINAHGTATILNDSVETDSIKRVFREKAYSIPISSTKSMIGHTLGASGAIEVITCALAIKESIIPPTINYEESDPQCDLDYVPNTARQANIYITLSNSFGFGGNNAVIVLKKFS, encoded by the coding sequence ATGAAAAAAAGGGTTGTTATAACAGGAATGGGAGCAATTACACCTCTTGGTACATGCATAAAAGACTTTTGGAGCGCAATCGCTGAGGGCAAATCCGGCATAAAAAATATTACACGATTTCACAGAGAAAATTTCCCGGTAAAGATAGCGGGAGAAGTCGCTGATTTCACTCCTGATAACTTTTTTACCGATGATAAAATGGATAGGATGGACAGGTTTTCTCAATTTGCTCTCGCTGCCGCTTATCAGGCAGTCAGCAAAAGCAATCTCGAGATAAAAAAAGGGATGGGAGATGACATTGGCGTGATACTTGGCACAAGTATCGGAGGTCTTTCTTCTCAGGAAAAAGCAGCCGAAGACCTCTTTACCAGAGGTTATAAGTTTGTCGACCCAATGTCAATTGTCAAGGTAATATCTAACGCCGGTGCATGCCACATCGCCAGGCACTTTGGCCTCATGGGCCCCAATTATACGATCTCTACTGCATGTGCATCTGGAGCAAACGCCGTTGGAGAGGCATACAGAATAATTCGTGACGGGTATGCAAGAGCAATGGTAGCGGGAGGCGTGGATGCACCTCTTACACCAGTCTTTTTTGCAGCGTGGCACAAAATGAGAATACTCTCCCGCCAAAATGATTGTCCGCAGAGGGCCTGTAAACCTTTTAGTAAAAATAGAGACGGCATTGTCATCGGGGAAGGGGCTGGTATAATGGTACTTGAGGAACTTGGCAGCGCCCGGGAAAGGTCTGCACCGATTTATGGTGAAATTCTTGGTTATGGTTCGACGAATGACGCATATCATTTAACATTTCCTCACATTGATGGTGAGGTAAAGGCTATTGAAAGAGCACTGAAAGACGCACAAATTTCTTCAGGTGACGTAAACTATATCAACGCACATGGAACAGCCACAATACTCAATGATAGCGTTGAAACGGACTCAATAAAAAGGGTTTTTAGGGAAAAAGCCTACTCCATTCCAATCAGTTCTACAAAGTCAATGATTGGGCACACACTTGGAGCATCTGGCGCAATAGAGGTAATAACCTGTGCCTTGGCTATTAAAGAATCTATAATCCCACCCACGATAAACTATGAGGAATCCGACCCGCAATGTGACCTTGATTATGTGCCTAATACTGCACGACAGGCAAATATTTATATAACCCTTTCTAACTCATTTGGTTTTGGCGGAAACAATGCAGTCATTGTCCTAAAAAAGTTTTCATAG
- a CDS encoding acyl carrier protein, giving the protein MEEKFGEAEQKVKEIIKRVLKVKDTEIKKESSIAELGGDSLSALSILSAIEEEFNINIPDEETAEIDSFSGAVQLVKKHIKGNK; this is encoded by the coding sequence ATGGAAGAGAAATTTGGTGAGGCCGAGCAGAAAGTAAAGGAGATTATAAAAAGAGTCTTAAAGGTAAAAGACACGGAAATAAAAAAAGAATCAAGTATTGCTGAGCTTGGTGGAGATTCACTGTCTGCACTGAGTATTCTGTCTGCCATTGAAGAGGAATTTAATATAAACATCCCGGATGAAGAAACAGCGGAGATAGATAGTTTTTCTGGTGCCGTACAGTTAGTAAAAAAGCACATAAAGGGCAACAAATGA